One Lactobacillus sp. ESL0785 DNA window includes the following coding sequences:
- a CDS encoding SLAP domain-containing protein, whose amino-acid sequence MKKNYRIVSAAAAALLAVAPVAASAVATVSAATNQAPSTPTNAPANAGIPITNGSVTNNGKASEVTVKVNVTNAAALKDGDAAAAVVASLETQLGTGVTGVTASVTGTVNPSTNQVDMAYIYESDDKGNIADGAKPVAKLEAGKTYVAVAQNVVLNGVGATTKYIFNGDKGSDGNGVYGHDLKAKNIASDPFTVPDASKQGNPYFYGNNEKQAVTSGQVSLTQSANTVADLAAKINAAYVAKVDDSSTNAASVSIKGIENSIKSALKDANVKVDDKGNFVAPANDFVVKVNAIATNGKTATLPVTVHTIASSNKDYPQIGLIGDKDKDGNQIYKAGDDTVEISSTYDFNSTTGAGFNYLPVNTPLTDTIIKNIQAAFTTKINDGTNVAIATTVDTSKVNTKVAGKYPVVVSATNPAGLTSKITFMLAVGAKDAKYSTVQYETGMSIPVYTINGNTVTAENGVSIADGTQVAYYGAPVTIDGKSYTRINKKDGNEFIETKYIDGSYKPQNKVTKTVMHAAKVYDKTGKSASANVAAYTDVTVYGDKIKLDNGKEAYMIGDNKYVLVGNIDGTSRTLTHNAYVYKTSKKRVGHTKYLKGQTVTTYGSSYTFKNGQAYYRIGKKQYIKVANF is encoded by the coding sequence ATGAAGAAAAATTATAGAATTGTTAGTGCTGCTGCAGCTGCTTTATTAGCTGTTGCTCCAGTTGCTGCAAGTGCTGTTGCAACTGTTTCAGCTGCTACAAACCAAGCACCATCTACCCCAACTAATGCACCTGCTAATGCAGGCATTCCAATTACTAACGGATCAGTTACTAATAATGGTAAGGCATCAGAAGTTACTGTTAAGGTTAACGTAACTAATGCAGCAGCTCTTAAAGATGGTGATGCAGCAGCAGCTGTTGTAGCTAGCTTGGAAACACAATTAGGTACAGGCGTTACTGGTGTTACTGCTAGTGTTACTGGTACTGTTAACCCTTCAACTAACCAAGTTGATATGGCTTATATCTACGAAAGTGATGATAAGGGTAACATTGCTGATGGCGCAAAGCCAGTTGCTAAACTTGAAGCTGGTAAGACTTATGTTGCTGTTGCTCAAAATGTCGTACTTAATGGCGTAGGAGCAACTACTAAGTACATCTTTAACGGTGATAAGGGTTCAGATGGTAATGGTGTTTATGGTCATGACTTGAAGGCTAAGAACATTGCCAGTGACCCATTTACTGTTCCAGATGCTTCAAAGCAAGGTAACCCTTACTTCTACGGCAATAATGAAAAGCAAGCTGTAACATCTGGTCAAGTTAGCTTGACTCAATCAGCTAACACAGTTGCTGACTTGGCTGCAAAGATCAATGCTGCATATGTTGCAAAGGTTGATGATTCAAGTACTAATGCTGCATCTGTTTCTATTAAAGGAATTGAAAATTCTATCAAGTCAGCATTGAAAGATGCTAATGTTAAGGTAGACGACAAGGGTAACTTTGTTGCTCCTGCTAATGACTTTGTTGTTAAGGTTAATGCAATTGCAACTAACGGTAAGACTGCTACTTTGCCAGTTACTGTTCACACCATTGCTTCATCAAACAAGGATTACCCACAAATTGGTTTAATCGGTGATAAAGACAAAGATGGTAACCAAATTTACAAGGCTGGCGATGATACTGTTGAAATCAGCTCAACTTATGACTTTAACTCAACTACTGGTGCTGGTTTTAACTACTTACCTGTAAACACACCATTAACTGACACAATTATTAAGAACATTCAAGCTGCTTTCACTACTAAGATTAATGATGGCACTAATGTTGCAATTGCAACTACAGTTGATACAAGTAAGGTTAACACCAAGGTTGCCGGCAAGTACCCAGTTGTTGTTAGTGCAACTAACCCAGCTGGTTTGACTTCAAAGATTACCTTCATGTTAGCTGTTGGTGCTAAGGATGCTAAGTACAGTACTGTTCAATACGAAACTGGTATGAGCATTCCTGTATACACAATCAACGGTAACACTGTAACTGCTGAAAATGGTGTATCTATTGCTGATGGTACTCAAGTTGCTTACTACGGCGCTCCTGTAACTATTGATGGTAAGAGCTACACTCGGATCAACAAGAAGGACGGTAACGAATTCATCGAAACCAAGTACATCGATGGTTCTTACAAGCCTCAAAACAAGGTTACTAAGACTGTTATGCACGCAGCTAAGGTTTACGACAAGACTGGTAAATCAGCTTCAGCTAATGTTGCTGCTTACACTGATGTAACTGTTTACGGTGACAAGATTAAACTTGACAACGGTAAAGAAGCTTACATGATCGGTGACAACAAGTATGTTCTTGTTGGTAACATCGATGGTACTAGCCGTACTTTGACTCACAACGCTTATGTTTACAAGACAAGCAAGAAGCGTGTTGGTCACACGAAGTACTTGAAGGGTCAAACTGTAACTACTTACGGTTCTTCATACACATTCAAGAATGGCCAAGCTTACTACAGAATTGGTAAGAAGCAATACATCAAGGTTGCTAACTTTTAG
- a CDS encoding DUF2922 domain-containing protein, which translates to MAKTTKTLQLVFLNSANKRSSLSLPDAKDNLDAASVKSAMAMIAASDVFVKEGVELYKVPQSASYIERTVTNLLDDSENTAAKPTQPANPAQVG; encoded by the coding sequence ATGGCTAAAACAACAAAAACATTACAATTAGTATTTTTAAATAGTGCAAACAAGCGCAGCAGCTTGTCACTGCCTGATGCAAAGGACAACTTAGATGCAGCTAGTGTTAAGTCGGCAATGGCGATGATTGCGGCATCTGATGTCTTCGTCAAGGAGGGAGTTGAGCTATATAAAGTTCCTCAATCTGCTTCATATATTGAACGGACAGTTACTAATTTGCTTGATGATTCTGAGAATACTGCAGCTAAGCCAACGCAACCTGCTAATCCTGCTCAAGTTGGGTAG
- a CDS encoding DUF1659 domain-containing protein, whose protein sequence is MNLELVDQSIEYVFLNEKYGATGSKSRIFRGVKKDATTAGLVNFGKALAALQGDDLDDATLVQKQLLPMTDTQN, encoded by the coding sequence ATGAACTTAGAATTAGTAGATCAATCAATTGAATATGTCTTTTTGAATGAAAAATATGGCGCCACAGGTAGCAAGTCTCGCATCTTTCGCGGCGTTAAAAAGGACGCAACTACTGCAGGATTAGTTAACTTTGGTAAGGCACTTGCTGCTCTGCAGGGGGATGACTTGGACGATGCCACTTTAGTACAAAAGCAGCTCTTGCCAATGACTGATACGCAAAACTAA
- a CDS encoding KUP/HAK/KT family potassium transporter, whose product MDQKKKRISAAGLLITIGIVYGDIGTSPLYVMKSILTGNGGLASVNRELILGSISLIFWTVTLLTTVKYVMIALNATNRGEGGIFALYALVRKRAKWLVIPALVGGAALLADGTLTPAVTVTTSIEGLKNMKFGSSIPVPNQNIVIIITIIILLLLFSIQMLGTSSIGKAFGPIMFVWFTFLGAIGILNMTHDWSILEALNPFWAIKILFSPANKVGIFILGSIFLATTGAEALYSDVGHVGQGNIRGSWPYVFICLALNYLGQGVWILQNPNYQTHGTELNPFFEAVPANLRLFAIVLATIAAIIASQALITGSFTLVSEASGLKFLPRMNIDYPTTEHGQIYIPSVNKMICVATITIVIFFQTSEHMEAAYGLSITVTMLMTTLLLFEYLGTKHSPLLLRLGFLLVFGFIESMFLISSLTKFMHGGYVTVLIAGFIGVIMFIWYFGNKVRDKHEGANTYVRLDEYTDMLTDLSHDDDFPVYATNLVYMAKVKYNKFIKREILYSILDKRPKRAHAYWFVSVNITNEPFTAKYAVNTYGTKNVINVQLFLGFKKQTSVNVYLRQIVHDLIKDGTIEAQPQDYTTMPGREVGDFSFVIVNDVVSPLTKLKGFEKWIVQARVWLQNLSSNPATWFGLEYTDTVVERVPLILGKPERNLHIKRVATRDYSHLKNEEFQNI is encoded by the coding sequence ATGGATCAAAAGAAAAAGCGTATTTCCGCTGCTGGATTGCTAATTACAATTGGGATTGTTTACGGTGACATCGGAACTAGTCCTCTTTACGTAATGAAATCCATCTTAACTGGAAATGGTGGTTTAGCCAGCGTCAATCGCGAATTAATTTTAGGTTCAATTTCATTAATTTTTTGGACAGTAACTTTATTGACTACTGTCAAGTACGTTATGATTGCACTTAATGCCACTAACCGTGGTGAAGGTGGAATTTTTGCGTTATACGCGCTAGTCCGCAAGCGCGCCAAATGGCTCGTTATTCCTGCCCTAGTTGGTGGTGCAGCACTATTAGCCGATGGGACTTTAACACCGGCAGTGACAGTTACAACCTCAATTGAAGGTTTGAAGAACATGAAGTTTGGTTCCAGTATTCCTGTTCCTAACCAAAACATAGTAATCATTATTACCATCATTATTCTACTATTGCTATTTTCGATTCAAATGCTTGGCACTAGCAGTATTGGTAAAGCCTTCGGCCCCATTATGTTTGTCTGGTTTACCTTTTTGGGTGCAATCGGCATTCTTAATATGACACACGATTGGTCGATTTTAGAAGCTTTGAATCCATTTTGGGCAATTAAAATTTTATTTAGTCCAGCTAATAAAGTTGGCATTTTTATCCTTGGTTCAATCTTTCTGGCAACTACTGGTGCCGAAGCTCTTTATTCAGATGTTGGCCATGTTGGTCAAGGCAATATTCGCGGTTCTTGGCCGTATGTCTTTATTTGTCTGGCATTAAATTATCTAGGACAAGGTGTCTGGATTTTACAAAATCCAAATTACCAAACACACGGAACAGAATTAAATCCATTCTTTGAAGCTGTCCCAGCTAATTTACGACTCTTTGCAATTGTTCTGGCAACAATTGCTGCCATTATCGCCTCACAAGCGTTGATTACCGGTTCATTCACCTTGGTTTCTGAAGCCAGCGGGTTAAAGTTTTTGCCGCGAATGAACATCGATTATCCGACAACTGAACATGGTCAGATTTACATTCCATCAGTGAATAAAATGATCTGTGTTGCCACAATTACGATTGTAATTTTCTTCCAAACTTCTGAACATATGGAAGCCGCTTATGGTCTATCAATCACAGTTACGATGTTAATGACAACATTATTGTTGTTTGAATATCTGGGAACTAAACATAGTCCCTTACTTCTCCGGTTAGGGTTCTTGTTAGTATTTGGCTTCATTGAAAGCATGTTCTTAATTTCTAGTTTGACCAAGTTCATGCATGGTGGTTACGTAACAGTCTTGATTGCCGGCTTTATCGGTGTAATCATGTTTATCTGGTATTTCGGTAACAAGGTACGGGACAAGCACGAAGGAGCTAACACCTATGTCCGTTTAGATGAATATACCGACATGCTGACAGACCTCAGTCATGATGATGATTTTCCAGTCTACGCCACTAACTTAGTTTACATGGCCAAAGTTAAATACAATAAATTTATTAAACGGGAAATTTTATATTCAATCTTGGATAAACGGCCCAAACGAGCTCATGCCTACTGGTTTGTTTCTGTCAATATCACTAACGAACCATTTACAGCCAAATATGCAGTCAACACCTATGGCACCAAGAATGTTATTAACGTTCAACTATTTTTAGGCTTTAAGAAGCAGACTAGTGTTAACGTCTATTTACGGCAAATCGTTCATGATTTAATTAAAGATGGCACAATTGAGGCTCAACCGCAAGACTATACAACAATGCCCGGACGTGAAGTTGGTGATTTCTCCTTTGTTATCGTTAACGACGTCGTTAGTCCCCTGACTAAGCTTAAGGGCTTTGAAAAATGGATTGTTCAAGCTCGAGTTTGGTTACAGAACCTATCATCTAATCCAGCAACTTGGTTTGGTTTGGAATATACCGATACAGTTGTTGAACGGGTACCGTTAATTTTAGGTAAACCTGAACGTAACCTGCATATCAAGCGAGTTGCCACACGCGATTATTCCCATCTCAAAAACGAAGAATTTCAAAATATTTAA
- a CDS encoding M13 family metallopeptidase: MKKQVMVRGGSGNVIEPKVGTRPQDNIYLSVNSEWLEKTEIPSDRSRMASFDGIDVNVEKHLMQDFADFASGQKAIPDVPNMDKAVALYQLAKNFTKRNEDGAAPIQSDLKLLEGIRDFSDYNLNAPDLATFASIPFSFSVEPDMKNTKINVLSFAGPGTYLPDTTTYETADAPKLLGILQQQSAQLLKMAGVEAAAADKYAADAIKFDAKLAKVVKSTEEWADYPACYNPMKITDFEAKFTDFKIKYYLKEVIGEEPDRIIVEEPRYLDHINEIINSANFAEIKGWMLVNFINDAASDLSQEFREAAFPFSKALSGQPKLPSGEKQAYHIANNAFSEVVGVYYGQTYFGEDAKKDVEDMINRMLDVYKERLQMNSWLSEATKKKAIVKLEALELKIGYPDKIEEIYNRFKVIPASQGGSLYANDRAFAIEEQKYNIEQLHKKVDRTIWAMPGNLVNACYDPQRNDLTFPAAILQSPFYDLKQDRASNFGGIGSVIAHEVSHAFDNNGAQFDEFGNMTNWWTKEDYAEFKKRTQAEIDLFDGIEYGPVKLNGKQIVSENIADQGGLTAAVEAAKNENDDLKKLFENFARIWANKQLTESIKTQTAVDVHAPGPERANVQIQCQDDFYKVFDVKSSDGMWLDPAQRVHIW; the protein is encoded by the coding sequence ATGAAAAAACAAGTTATGGTTCGTGGTGGCAGTGGCAATGTCATCGAGCCTAAAGTCGGTACACGGCCGCAAGATAATATCTACTTGTCTGTTAATTCTGAATGGCTTGAGAAGACAGAAATACCGTCTGACCGTTCACGAATGGCATCATTTGATGGAATTGATGTTAATGTTGAGAAGCATTTAATGCAGGATTTTGCAGATTTTGCTTCAGGACAAAAGGCAATTCCTGATGTGCCTAACATGGATAAGGCGGTTGCTTTGTACCAATTGGCTAAGAACTTTACTAAACGTAACGAAGATGGTGCAGCTCCAATTCAATCTGATCTGAAGCTACTTGAAGGTATTAGAGACTTTTCTGATTATAATTTGAACGCACCAGATTTGGCTACTTTTGCTTCAATTCCGTTTAGTTTTAGTGTTGAGCCAGATATGAAAAATACTAAGATTAATGTTTTGTCTTTTGCCGGTCCAGGGACGTATTTGCCAGATACGACAACTTATGAAACTGCAGATGCACCAAAATTATTGGGAATTTTGCAACAGCAATCAGCGCAATTACTTAAAATGGCTGGTGTTGAAGCTGCGGCTGCAGATAAGTATGCTGCAGATGCGATTAAGTTCGATGCTAAGTTGGCTAAAGTTGTTAAATCGACTGAAGAATGGGCCGATTATCCAGCTTGCTATAATCCGATGAAGATTACTGACTTTGAAGCTAAATTTACTGACTTTAAGATTAAGTATTACCTAAAGGAAGTTATTGGCGAAGAACCAGATCGAATTATTGTTGAAGAACCACGGTATCTTGATCATATTAATGAGATTATTAATTCAGCTAATTTTGCTGAAATCAAGGGTTGGATGCTGGTTAACTTTATCAATGATGCTGCATCAGATTTGTCACAAGAATTTCGTGAAGCAGCATTTCCATTTAGTAAAGCTTTGTCTGGTCAGCCTAAATTGCCAAGTGGTGAAAAACAGGCTTATCACATTGCTAATAATGCATTTAGTGAAGTTGTTGGTGTTTACTATGGACAGACTTACTTTGGTGAAGATGCCAAAAAAGACGTCGAGGATATGATTAACCGCATGCTCGATGTTTATAAAGAACGATTGCAGATGAATAGCTGGTTATCAGAAGCCACTAAGAAGAAGGCAATTGTTAAGTTAGAGGCTTTGGAACTTAAAATTGGTTATCCAGATAAGATTGAAGAAATTTATAACAGATTTAAAGTCATCCCAGCTAGTCAGGGTGGCAGTCTTTATGCCAATGATCGTGCCTTTGCTATTGAGGAGCAAAAGTATAATATTGAACAATTGCATAAGAAAGTTGACCGGACGATTTGGGCAATGCCAGGTAATCTGGTTAATGCTTGCTACGATCCGCAAAGAAATGATTTAACTTTCCCAGCGGCAATTTTACAGTCACCATTCTATGATTTGAAGCAAGACAGAGCAAGTAATTTTGGCGGTATTGGTTCAGTTATTGCTCATGAAGTATCACATGCCTTCGATAATAATGGTGCTCAATTTGATGAATTTGGTAACATGACTAATTGGTGGACTAAAGAAGATTACGCTGAGTTCAAGAAACGAACACAAGCTGAGATTGACTTGTTTGATGGAATTGAATATGGTCCCGTTAAACTAAATGGTAAGCAAATCGTCTCAGAAAACATTGCCGATCAAGGTGGATTGACGGCCGCAGTTGAAGCTGCAAAGAATGAAAATGATGATTTAAAGAAATTATTTGAAAACTTTGCACGTATTTGGGCTAATAAACAATTGACAGAATCAATTAAAACCCAGACAGCTGTGGATGTGCACGCACCGGGTCCGGAGAGAGCCAATGTTCAAATCCAGTGCCAAGATGATTTTTATAAAGTTTTTGATGTAAAGTCGTCTGATGGTATGTGGCTTGATCCAGCTCAGCGCGTACACATTTGGTAA
- a CDS encoding MFS transporter, with product MKLTHGSKNETEVKLRWLLLGELATWIGSSFVWPLTSVYLNKQLHISLSMIGVVLFCNCASNVLGSLVAGRFYDRYNPYPLIVAGLGLDALVLFLMAFFHGWPAYWLWLTLTGLISGWNGTIINSIATSLRKYPGRYVFNLIYFAQNVGTVTGTLLVGYLYDFSIEFLFILAASLFAIAAINAAINYRPIINFHQRRQAETVATGERPKMQPMPKYNLLLTIGFLVSLAVTWLMYMNWESNLSVYMVSLGIPFHMYSLLWTLNGAVIVIIQVILARYPHVFKNLFHQIIFGTLMFAISFVTLIFARDFVHFALSMLILTFGEATAFPAVPAYINELSPLSSKGKYQGEISVARGIGQAFGPLFGGMMIDRAGYIPFFIVAAAGIFLMIILLIPLHAKLSKKITTYK from the coding sequence ATGAAACTTACACATGGATCAAAGAATGAAACGGAAGTTAAATTACGCTGGCTGCTTTTAGGTGAATTGGCCACGTGGATTGGGTCAAGCTTTGTGTGGCCGTTAACTTCGGTGTATTTAAATAAACAACTACATATTAGCCTTTCGATGATTGGGGTAGTTCTGTTTTGCAACTGTGCAAGTAATGTGTTGGGCTCCTTAGTGGCAGGGCGTTTTTATGATCGCTATAATCCTTATCCTTTAATTGTGGCAGGATTGGGACTTGATGCCTTGGTTTTGTTCTTGATGGCCTTTTTTCATGGTTGGCCAGCCTATTGGTTGTGGCTAACACTAACTGGATTAATCAGTGGCTGGAATGGTACGATAATTAACTCAATTGCAACGAGTTTAAGGAAATATCCCGGTCGTTATGTCTTTAATCTGATTTATTTTGCCCAAAATGTAGGAACGGTTACGGGAACACTGTTAGTTGGTTACTTGTATGACTTTTCAATTGAGTTTCTCTTTATTCTTGCGGCAAGTTTGTTTGCAATTGCTGCAATCAACGCGGCAATTAATTATCGACCAATTATCAACTTTCACCAAAGAAGGCAGGCAGAAACAGTTGCAACTGGTGAAAGACCTAAAATGCAGCCAATGCCAAAGTATAATCTGTTGTTAACGATTGGTTTTTTAGTGTCATTGGCAGTAACGTGGTTAATGTATATGAATTGGGAATCTAACTTGTCCGTTTATATGGTTTCATTAGGGATACCATTTCATATGTATAGTTTACTCTGGACTTTGAATGGTGCTGTCATCGTAATTATTCAGGTTATTTTAGCGCGCTATCCGCATGTATTTAAAAATTTATTTCACCAGATAATTTTTGGGACATTGATGTTTGCTATTTCGTTTGTGACCCTAATTTTTGCACGGGATTTTGTTCATTTTGCCTTGTCGATGTTAATTTTAACTTTTGGTGAGGCGACTGCTTTTCCAGCTGTCCCCGCATATATTAATGAATTATCGCCATTGTCCAGTAAAGGCAAATATCAAGGTGAAATCAGTGTTGCTCGTGGAATTGGTCAGGCTTTTGGCCCATTATTTGGTGGGATGATGATTGATCGTGCGGGTTACATTCCGTTTTTCATTGTGGCTGCTGCAGGGATTTTCTTAATGATTATTTTACTGATTCCGCTTCATGCAAAGTTGAGTAAAAAGATTACAACTTATAAATAA
- a CDS encoding carboxylate--amine ligase yields the protein MKPDFTPILLGSDINVYGMARSFNEAYGIKVKALADSQLAATRYSKIVEVELHHGFSEDPTFMTVMREKMQVYRDHQEPVILIACGDGYAELLSKHKDELQEVFVVPYIDYDLLEKLISKEGFYQIAEEYGLPYPKTKIITMADFKAADYLNFPFNYPVELKPEDPVSWLDVHFEGRKKAFTIHDEAELKDIVGKIYNNGYKADLILQDFIPGDDSNMRVLNAYVDKDHHIKMMCMGHPLLEDPTPQSIGNYMAILPEYNEKLYEQVEAFLEKLNYTGMANFDIKYDERDGQYKFFEINLRQGRSSFYVTLNGYNLAKWYVDDYVYDNLKEKATVYGNKLKSKHILWLGVPVKIFKQYAYNNEAKQTAEELIHEGRYGTTVFYDKDRSFKRWLLMKYMFHNYYDRYKKFYQVNKGQFFGKKSEE from the coding sequence ATGAAACCAGATTTTACGCCAATTTTACTTGGTAGTGATATTAATGTTTACGGCATGGCACGATCGTTTAATGAGGCGTACGGAATTAAGGTTAAGGCATTAGCTGATAGCCAACTGGCCGCAACGCGTTATTCCAAAATAGTCGAAGTTGAGCTGCACCACGGCTTTAGTGAAGACCCAACTTTTATGACGGTAATGCGTGAGAAAATGCAGGTGTATCGCGATCATCAAGAGCCAGTAATTTTGATTGCTTGTGGTGATGGCTACGCTGAATTATTGTCTAAGCACAAGGATGAATTACAAGAAGTCTTTGTGGTACCGTATATTGACTATGATTTGTTGGAAAAACTGATCTCTAAGGAAGGCTTCTATCAAATTGCAGAAGAATATGGCTTACCATATCCTAAGACTAAGATTATTACCATGGCAGATTTTAAGGCTGCTGATTATCTTAACTTCCCGTTTAATTATCCTGTTGAATTAAAACCAGAAGATCCTGTTTCATGGCTTGATGTTCATTTTGAAGGTCGTAAAAAGGCCTTTACTATTCATGATGAGGCGGAATTAAAGGATATTGTTGGTAAAATTTATAATAATGGTTACAAGGCTGACCTGATTTTACAAGACTTTATCCCCGGGGATGACTCTAATATGCGGGTTTTGAATGCCTATGTTGACAAAGATCACCATATTAAAATGATGTGTATGGGTCACCCGTTATTGGAAGATCCGACGCCGCAATCAATTGGTAATTATATGGCGATTTTGCCGGAATATAATGAAAAATTATATGAGCAAGTTGAAGCTTTCTTAGAGAAATTAAATTATACAGGAATGGCTAACTTTGACATTAAGTACGATGAGCGTGATGGCCAGTATAAGTTCTTTGAAATTAACCTGCGTCAAGGACGGTCAAGTTTTTATGTTACTCTAAATGGCTACAATTTAGCTAAGTGGTACGTTGACGATTACGTATATGATAATCTGAAAGAAAAAGCAACCGTTTATGGTAACAAATTAAAGTCCAAGCATATTCTGTGGTTGGGTGTTCCCGTTAAGATTTTTAAGCAGTATGCTTATAATAATGAAGCCAAGCAAACTGCCGAAGAACTAATTCACGAGGGTCGCTATGGCACCACGGTCTTTTATGATAAGGATCGCAGTTTTAAGCGCTGGTTATTAATGAAGTATATGTTTCATAATTATTATGACCGCTACAAGAAGTTTTACCAAGTAAACAAGGGTCAATTCTTTGGTAAGAAGTCGGAAGAATAA